Part of the Caulobacter sp. SL161 genome is shown below.
GTCTATGCCTGCGCGGACTCGCAGGAGAAGTTCGTCTGCGACTTCGTCACCGCCTGGAACAAGGTGATGAACGCCGACCGCCTGGATCTGGCGGCTTAAGTCCTGGCGACTGAAGATCGAGAGGCCCCGGCGGAAACGCCGGGGCCTTTTCTCTGCCCTAGCGACCCCGCTCCACCTGGCTGACGTCGCGCACCGCGCCGCGGGCGGCGTTGGTGGTCATGGCGGCGTAGGCGCGCAGGGCGGGGCTGACCTCGCGCTGGCGATCCTTCGGCGTCCAGGCGTCCTTGCCGCGCGCCAGCTGCGCCTCGCGGCGGGCGGCCAGCACGTCGTCCGGGACCTCCAGCGTGATCCCGCGCGTCGGGATGTCGATCAGGATCGAGTCGCCGGTCTCGACCAGGGCGATCAGGCCGCCCTCGCCGGCTTCGGGCGAGACGTGGCCGATCGACAGGCCCGAGGTGCCGCCCGAGAAGCGGCCGTCGGTGATCAGGGCGCAGGCCGCGCCCAGGCCCTTCGATTTCAGATAGGTGGTCGGGTACAGCATCTCCTGCATGCCCGGGCCGCCCTTGGGGCCTTCGTAGCGGATGACCACGACCTCGCCGGCCTTGACCTGGCCGCCCAGGATGCCGCTGACCGCCGAGTCCTGGCTCTCAAAGACGCGGGCCGCGCCCCGGAAGGTCAGGATCGACTCGTCGACCCCGGCGGTCTTCACGATGCAGCCTTCGGGCGCAAGGTTGCCGAACAGTACCGCCAGGCCGCCGTCCTTGGAGAACGGGTGCTCGACCGAGCGGATGACGCCCGTCTCGCGGTCGAGGTCCAGCTCCTCCCAGCGGGCGGCCTGGCTGAAGGCCACCTGGGTCGGCTTGCCGCCCGGCGCGGCCTTGAAGAACTCATGAGCGGTCTGGCTGTTGGTGCGGCCGATGTCCCAACGGGCCAGGGCTTCGGCCATGGTCGGGGCGTGGACGGTCGGCTGGCTGGCGTCGATCAGGCCGCCGCGCTCCAGCTCGCCCAGAATGGCCATGACTCCGCCGGCCCGGTGGACGTCCTCCATGTGCACGTCGCTCTTGGCGGGGGCCACCTTGGAGAGGCACGGCACGCGGCGCGAGAGCCGGTCGATATCGGCCATGCTGAAGTCGATCCCGCCCTCATGGGCGGCGGCCAAGAGGTGCAGCACGGTGTTGGTCGAGCCGCCCATGGCAATGTCGAGACTCATGGCGTTCTCGAACGCGGCCCGGGTGGCGATGCCGCGCGGCAGGGCGGTCGGGTCATCCTGCTCGTACCAGCGCTGGCAGAGATCCACGATCAGGCGGCCGGCCTCCTTGAACAGGGCTTCGCGATCGGCGTGGGTGGCCAGCACCGAGCCGTTGCCGGGCAGCGACAGGCCCAGCGCCTCGGTCAGACAGTTCATCGAGTTGGCGGTGAACATGCCCGAGCACGAGCCGCAGGTCGGGCACGCGGCCTTCTCGATCGCGGTCACTTCTTCGTCGGAATAGCTGTCGTCGGCAGCCACGACCATGGCGTCGACGAGGTCCAGCGCCCGGATCTTGCCCTTCACCGTCACCTTGCCGGCCTCCATCGGCCCGCCGGAAACGAAGACCACCGGGATGTTCAGGCGCATGGCGGCCATCAGCATGCCGGGCGTGATCTTGTCGCAGTTGGAGATGCAGACGATCGCGTCGGCGCAGTGGGCGTTGACCATGTACTCGACGCTGTCGGCGATCAGGTCGCGGCTGGGCAGCGAGTAGAGCATCCCGCCGTGGCCCATGGCGATGCCGTCGTCGACGGCGATGGTGTTGAACTCCTTGGCCACGCCCCCGGCGGCCTCGATCTCGCGGGCGACCAGCTGGCCCAGGTCCTTCAGGTGCACGTGTCCGGGCACGAACTGGGTGAAGCT
Proteins encoded:
- the ilvD gene encoding dihydroxy-acid dehydratase — translated: MPPYRSRTTTHGRNMAGARGLWRATGMKDSDFGKPIIAVANSFTQFVPGHVHLKDLGQLVAREIEAAGGVAKEFNTIAVDDGIAMGHGGMLYSLPSRDLIADSVEYMVNAHCADAIVCISNCDKITPGMLMAAMRLNIPVVFVSGGPMEAGKVTVKGKIRALDLVDAMVVAADDSYSDEEVTAIEKAACPTCGSCSGMFTANSMNCLTEALGLSLPGNGSVLATHADREALFKEAGRLIVDLCQRWYEQDDPTALPRGIATRAAFENAMSLDIAMGGSTNTVLHLLAAAHEGGIDFSMADIDRLSRRVPCLSKVAPAKSDVHMEDVHRAGGVMAILGELERGGLIDASQPTVHAPTMAEALARWDIGRTNSQTAHEFFKAAPGGKPTQVAFSQAARWEELDLDRETGVIRSVEHPFSKDGGLAVLFGNLAPEGCIVKTAGVDESILTFRGAARVFESQDSAVSGILGGQVKAGEVVVIRYEGPKGGPGMQEMLYPTTYLKSKGLGAACALITDGRFSGGTSGLSIGHVSPEAGEGGLIALVETGDSILIDIPTRGITLEVPDDVLAARREAQLARGKDAWTPKDRQREVSPALRAYAAMTTNAARGAVRDVSQVERGR